In a single window of the Melioribacteraceae bacterium genome:
- a CDS encoding flagellar hook capping protein produces MDPITNTYDTNSITQAAGTKNALGKDDFLKMLIAQLKNQDPLNPLEGTEFAAQLAEFSSLEQLSNLNSYTKQSIDSNYLLTQSINNTLVATLIGKEVKIESAEINVNGQEKITLGYELATPASSVTIKIMDENGRVVKNIDSLPGNFGDSKLSWDLSDNNGEKLPNGKYTFEVTAIDMSGKKMETNLFNIGTVDGVRFTDSGTVLLVGGKELPVSNVSEILNPKGGG; encoded by the coding sequence ATGGATCCGATAACAAATACATATGATACAAATAGCATCACACAAGCAGCTGGAACAAAAAACGCGTTAGGCAAAGATGATTTTTTGAAGATGCTTATTGCCCAATTGAAAAACCAGGATCCATTAAATCCACTTGAGGGTACGGAATTTGCCGCACAATTAGCAGAGTTTAGTTCGCTCGAGCAATTGAGTAATCTTAATTCCTATACAAAACAAAGTATCGATTCTAATTATTTGTTAACTCAATCAATAAACAATACGCTAGTTGCTACTCTTATTGGTAAAGAAGTAAAAATTGAGAGCGCTGAAATTAATGTGAATGGTCAAGAAAAGATAACTCTAGGTTATGAATTAGCAACTCCTGCTTCAAGTGTTACCATAAAAATTATGGATGAAAATGGAAGAGTAGTAAAAAATATAGATTCTTTACCAGGAAATTTCGGAGACAGTAAACTTTCATGGGATTTATCCGATAATAATGGTGAGAAATTACCGAATGGTAAATACACGTTTGAAGTAACAGCAATTGATATGAGTGGGAAAAAAATGGAAACAAATTTATTCAACATCGGAACAGTAGACGGAGTACGCTTCACTGATAGCGGAACCGTATTGCTTGTTGGCGGTAAAGAATTACCTGTTTCCAATGTATCTGAAATACTTAATCCAAAAGGAGGTGGATAA
- a CDS encoding flagellar protein, whose translation MAEINGISVPFVPIVGGIDAPAKRIGKETGNSFDSIFKEELEKVKFSNHAVKRLESRNIQLNELDLEKIQNAVEKAESKGAKDSLVMMDKTAFIVNIPNRTVVTAIEVANSNENVFTNIDSVVFAY comes from the coding sequence ATGGCAGAGATTAATGGCATATCAGTTCCCTTTGTTCCGATAGTTGGAGGCATTGATGCTCCGGCTAAAAGAATTGGAAAGGAAACCGGAAATAGTTTTGATTCAATTTTCAAAGAAGAACTGGAGAAAGTAAAATTTTCGAATCATGCGGTTAAACGTTTGGAATCAAGAAATATCCAACTAAATGAGCTGGATCTTGAGAAGATTCAAAACGCGGTGGAAAAAGCCGAATCGAAAGGAGCAAAGGACTCATTAGTAATGATGGACAAAACAGCATTTATAGTAAATATTCCGAATAGAACAGTAGTAACAGCAATTGAAGTAGCAAATTCTAACGAAAATGTTTTTACAAATATCGACAGTGTAGTTTTTGCATATTAA
- a CDS encoding flagellar hook-basal body complex protein, with protein MALLTSLFAGVSGLRNHQAMMDVIGNNIANVNTIGFKGSRVTFSDTFNQFVKSGTNPTNSTGGTNSFQVGLGMKVNSIDRNWNQGTFERTGITTDLALQGQGMFILKSNGQQFYSRAGSFIFDASGKLVNAQNGAVVQGKVANGLGDIPAGTTLQDIVVDKNFRLPATKTTKVAWGGNLQSSSTSIRTDIVELNGNLRKDVTVSTYPGAAYNAADDSTYSSSTIFDKDGTEFQLRTYYTRAAAVAPATGAWTLNYEVRNADGTALATPLTGTKALAFDSSGKSTVLQETIKDSTEKIQFVLNYGGLSNLDADSNVVNKIDKGEVAEDVLGSVTIYDSLGGPHTLTMRYKHVDSNRWSWEAEIPTTSGKLGADSKGEVYFNSDGTIQSVWQDGNQVTSTPPVPKISFEPASGAEVQVIDLDFGQNTSGVTQTNLSAQIAALTQNGSPSAALSNLSIDQYGKITGIFSNGTSRTLAQIMVSTFANLNGLVSVGDNLYTVAANSGDPRVDTPGENSVTTIQSGALEQSNVDLSDEFTKMIVSQRGFQANARVITTADNLLQEITNLIR; from the coding sequence ATGGCACTTTTAACATCTCTTTTCGCAGGCGTATCTGGCTTACGCAATCATCAAGCAATGATGGACGTTATTGGAAACAACATTGCAAACGTAAACACAATTGGTTTTAAAGGTTCACGTGTTACTTTTAGTGATACTTTTAATCAATTCGTTAAATCCGGTACCAACCCAACTAACAGCACCGGTGGTACAAACTCGTTTCAAGTTGGTCTTGGCATGAAAGTTAACTCTATCGATCGTAATTGGAATCAGGGTACTTTCGAAAGAACAGGTATTACAACCGATTTGGCTTTGCAAGGTCAAGGTATGTTCATATTAAAAAGTAATGGACAACAATTTTACAGTAGAGCAGGCTCGTTTATTTTTGACGCGAGCGGCAAACTTGTAAATGCACAAAATGGCGCGGTTGTTCAGGGTAAAGTTGCGAACGGCTTGGGTGATATTCCTGCCGGAACAACTTTGCAAGATATAGTTGTTGATAAAAATTTCAGACTACCAGCAACAAAAACAACTAAAGTAGCATGGGGCGGTAACTTACAAAGCAGTTCCACTTCAATTAGAACAGACATAGTTGAATTAAATGGTAACTTACGAAAAGATGTCACTGTATCAACATATCCTGGCGCAGCCTATAACGCCGCTGATGATAGCACGTATAGCTCTAGCACAATCTTTGATAAAGATGGAACTGAATTTCAATTAAGAACTTATTACACAAGAGCCGCAGCAGTTGCACCAGCAACCGGCGCATGGACTCTTAATTATGAAGTGCGCAACGCAGATGGAACAGCATTGGCAACCCCTTTAACCGGTACGAAAGCATTAGCTTTTGATAGCTCAGGAAAAAGTACTGTGTTGCAAGAAACAATAAAAGATTCAACAGAAAAGATTCAATTTGTATTGAACTATGGTGGGCTTTCAAATCTGGATGCTGATTCAAACGTGGTTAACAAAATTGATAAAGGTGAAGTTGCTGAAGATGTATTAGGTTCTGTAACTATTTACGATTCATTAGGCGGACCCCATACATTAACAATGAGATATAAACATGTCGACAGCAACAGATGGTCGTGGGAAGCAGAAATTCCAACTACAAGCGGTAAGTTAGGTGCAGATTCGAAAGGGGAGGTTTATTTTAACTCCGATGGTACAATTCAAAGTGTATGGCAGGATGGAAATCAAGTGACATCAACTCCACCTGTACCAAAGATTTCATTTGAACCGGCAAGCGGCGCGGAAGTGCAGGTAATTGATCTCGACTTTGGACAGAACACTTCAGGTGTAACACAAACCAATTTATCAGCTCAAATTGCCGCACTAACACAAAACGGTTCTCCATCGGCAGCTCTTTCAAACTTGAGCATTGATCAATATGGAAAGATAACTGGCATTTTCTCTAATGGAACATCAAGAACATTAGCACAGATAATGGTGTCTACATTTGCAAACTTAAATGGTTTAGTAAGTGTTGGTGATAACTTATACACTGTTGCCGCAAACTCCGGAGATCCAAGAGTTGACACTCCCGGTGAAAACTCAGTTACAACTATTCAATCGGGTGCGCTCGAACAATCAAATGTTGATTTATCAGATGAATTCACTAAAATGATAGTTTCTCAAAGAGGTTTTCAAGCAAACGCTCGTGTGATTACTACAGCAGATAATTTACTTCAAGAAATCACAAATCTTATTAGATAA
- a CDS encoding flagellar basal body-associated FliL family protein has translation MEENNVNIPEPLESGGAKKGLNMKVLIIGIPLFIIQLVAVYFITANILLSRFHGVTTKSGIDSTEVGSMNEDSVKNEENRAEFGKFIFLVEDLIINPANTDGKRLLLSSLGFDVPSDADHKKLQEKEILLKDAIISVMGSKEIQKLSNITYRDTLRIEITDKLKKIMPDVKVNTIYFSKYILQ, from the coding sequence ATGGAAGAAAACAACGTAAACATACCAGAACCCCTTGAATCCGGTGGAGCTAAAAAGGGATTAAATATGAAAGTGCTGATTATTGGAATTCCTCTATTTATAATTCAGCTTGTTGCCGTTTACTTTATTACAGCCAATATTTTGTTGAGTAGGTTTCATGGTGTTACAACTAAAAGTGGAATTGATTCTACGGAAGTTGGTTCAATGAATGAAGATTCAGTAAAAAATGAGGAAAACAGAGCAGAATTTGGGAAATTTATTTTTTTAGTTGAAGATCTTATAATTAATCCCGCTAATACCGATGGTAAAAGATTGCTTCTCTCCTCATTGGGATTTGATGTTCCCTCAGATGCAGATCATAAAAAACTTCAGGAAAAAGAAATATTATTGAAGGATGCTATCATTTCGGTGATGGGAAGCAAAGAAATACAAAAACTATCGAATATCACTTACCGCGATACTTTGAGAATTGAGATTACAGACAAGTTGAAAAAAATTATGCCTGATGTAAAAGTAAACACTATTTATTTCAGTAAATATATTTTACAATAA
- the fliM gene encoding flagellar motor switch protein FliM, which yields MPEILSQQEIDQLLNNIKSGVDQQQEISNDKEAILFDFRLPNRISKNQLRILRSIFENFAESFSSFLVTKLQTVVNISVTSVDQIYYSEYVLSVANPACLFTFEIQNTDVKGILELNNDLALSFVDKLLGGNGLGTKQTKVITPIEQKVLHVVVERIMLDLKKSWQTVDNFEFEVERFEPDIDFAQITSQSESVLLISFEILIGEQSFLMNICFATFAFDNILAKLSTQKLSTIRAMKYYGQSAREVITHHLTKTLLPINVELGTTKLSVKEIMELEEGDIIRLETKLSDDQKIRTGNKILFTGRLGVSNNHKAIKVTKKIVSQTQV from the coding sequence ATGCCAGAGATATTATCACAACAGGAGATTGATCAGCTACTTAATAATATTAAGAGTGGAGTTGATCAGCAGCAAGAAATTTCAAATGATAAAGAAGCAATTCTTTTTGATTTTAGACTTCCCAATAGAATTTCAAAAAATCAATTAAGAATTTTAAGAAGCATTTTCGAAAACTTCGCTGAAAGCTTCTCCTCATTTTTAGTTACAAAACTTCAAACCGTGGTTAACATCAGTGTTACTTCTGTTGATCAAATTTATTATTCCGAATATGTTCTTTCGGTAGCTAATCCGGCATGTTTATTCACTTTTGAAATTCAGAATACCGATGTAAAGGGAATTTTAGAGCTCAACAATGATTTAGCTCTTTCCTTTGTTGATAAACTTTTGGGCGGTAACGGACTTGGTACAAAGCAGACTAAAGTAATTACGCCAATTGAACAGAAGGTTCTTCATGTTGTTGTTGAAAGAATTATGCTTGATCTTAAAAAATCATGGCAGACAGTTGATAATTTTGAGTTTGAAGTTGAAAGATTTGAGCCGGACATAGATTTTGCTCAGATAACATCTCAAAGTGAATCGGTTCTATTAATTTCATTTGAAATACTGATCGGCGAGCAATCGTTTTTGATGAATATCTGTTTTGCGACTTTCGCGTTTGATAATATCCTCGCTAAACTATCAACACAAAAACTATCTACAATCCGGGCAATGAAATATTATGGTCAATCCGCCCGAGAAGTAATTACACATCATTTAACGAAAACACTATTACCAATTAATGTTGAGTTAGGAACCACAAAACTTTCTGTTAAAGAAATTATGGAATTGGAAGAGGGGGATATAATTCGTCTTGAAACAAAACTTAGTGATGATCAAAAGATTAGAACCGGAAATAAAATATTATTTACAGGGAGATTGGGTGTTTCAAATAATCATAAAGCAATTAAAGTCACAAAAAAAATTGTAAGTCAAACGCAAGTATAA
- the fliN gene encoding flagellar motor switch protein FliN, which yields MADNDLTQDTGEQTSSILSSSLAQFEEFDDSGRRTGGADDKMHFLKDLPMNIYIELGRTQMQIKDILELERGYVIELDKMASEPVDVFVNNKKIAEGEVVVIDKHFGIRITSLVDPQNRMKELF from the coding sequence ATGGCAGATAACGATTTAACACAGGATACCGGAGAACAAACAAGCAGCATATTAAGCAGTTCTCTAGCTCAATTTGAGGAATTTGATGATTCCGGAAGAAGAACCGGCGGCGCAGATGATAAAATGCATTTCTTAAAAGATTTGCCTATGAATATTTATATAGAATTAGGCAGAACTCAGATGCAGATAAAAGATATTCTTGAGCTTGAAAGAGGATATGTAATTGAACTGGATAAAATGGCGAGCGAACCTGTTGATGTATTCGTAAATAATAAAAAAATTGCAGAAGGTGAAGTGGTTGTTATAGATAAACATTTTGGTATAAGAATTACCAGTTTGGTCGATCCTCAAAATAGAATGAAGGAATTATTCTAA
- a CDS encoding flagellar biosynthetic protein FliO: MSIFDIIQSLLPLVVIIVLLGGVLYFVKKYSYKLNSKKSKALNVDVIYNHLLMPKKYISFVKLQDKVLVLGISESNITLLKEIDYDSLDDDFIVEDAKSGFIDILKQNMGMR; encoded by the coding sequence ATGTCAATTTTCGACATAATACAATCATTACTTCCCCTCGTGGTTATAATTGTTCTGTTAGGCGGAGTATTATATTTTGTGAAAAAATATTCCTATAAACTGAACAGCAAAAAGTCGAAGGCGCTTAATGTAGATGTAATTTATAATCATTTACTGATGCCCAAAAAATATATCTCGTTTGTTAAACTGCAAGATAAAGTACTGGTGTTAGGAATAAGTGAAAGTAATATTACTTTATTAAAAGAAATAGATTATGATTCACTGGATGATGATTTTATAGTTGAAGATGCAAAATCCGGATTCATCGATATTCTAAAGCAAAATATGGGAATGAGATGA
- the fliP gene encoding flagellar type III secretion system pore protein FliP (The bacterial flagellar biogenesis protein FliP forms a type III secretion system (T3SS)-type pore required for flagellar assembly.): MNRKIFFISILALLLIIGASHSQVSAQTIPIPKIDLNIGAAQNGQDVSVTLQILLLMTVLSLAPSIVIMTTSYLRIIIVFHFLKSALGTQQVPPSQLLAGVALFITFFIMAPTWNQVNENALKPLMDNKITVQQAYDQGIEPIREFMFKNTREEDLELFLGMAKLEKPSNRNEVPSYVLIPAFVLSELRAGFIMGFFMFIPFIMVDLIISSILMSMGMMMMPPMMISLPFKILLFILVDGWNLIVGSLVRSFQ; the protein is encoded by the coding sequence ATGAATAGGAAAATTTTTTTCATTTCAATTTTAGCATTACTCCTTATTATTGGCGCTTCTCACAGTCAAGTATCCGCACAGACTATTCCGATTCCTAAAATTGATTTGAATATTGGAGCCGCACAAAATGGGCAGGATGTTTCGGTAACTTTGCAAATTTTACTATTGATGACTGTACTCTCACTTGCCCCATCAATAGTGATAATGACAACATCTTACTTAAGAATTATTATTGTATTTCATTTTTTGAAGAGCGCACTGGGTACACAACAAGTGCCGCCCTCGCAACTCCTGGCTGGAGTAGCGCTCTTCATTACATTTTTTATAATGGCCCCCACCTGGAATCAGGTAAATGAAAATGCTCTTAAACCACTGATGGATAATAAAATTACGGTTCAACAGGCTTATGATCAGGGAATTGAACCAATACGTGAGTTTATGTTTAAAAATACCAGAGAAGAAGATTTAGAATTGTTTCTGGGAATGGCGAAACTGGAAAAACCCTCAAATAGAAATGAAGTTCCTTCTTATGTTTTGATCCCGGCATTTGTGCTGAGTGAACTTAGAGCCGGATTTATAATGGGCTTTTTTATGTTTATCCCCTTTATAATGGTTGATTTAATTATATCAAGCATTCTCATGTCGATGGGCATGATGATGATGCCCCCAATGATGATTTCGCTTCCATTTAAAATATTATTATTTATTCTTGTTGACGGATGGAATTTAATAGTGGGCTCATTAGTAAGGAGTTTTCAATGA
- the fliQ gene encoding flagellar biosynthesis protein FliQ, producing MTPELVIEVLKEFFFTTFLILLPILGVALVIGIFISIFQAATSIQEMTLTFVPKLIATAAVVILLLPWIVDKLVSFTIKMLTMYQNIS from the coding sequence ATGACCCCCGAATTAGTTATTGAGGTTTTAAAGGAATTCTTTTTCACAACCTTTTTAATATTACTCCCAATATTAGGAGTAGCGCTTGTGATAGGAATCTTTATTTCAATATTTCAGGCAGCAACTTCTATTCAGGAAATGACTCTTACTTTTGTCCCGAAACTGATAGCTACTGCAGCGGTTGTCATTTTATTACTGCCCTGGATTGTAGATAAGCTTGTATCCTTTACCATTAAAATGTTAACAATGTATCAAAACATATCCTGA
- the fliR gene encoding flagellar biosynthetic protein FliR, translating into MMEEIVIADFLIVLYVFIRVLSMFVAAPVFSNTSIPPLGKIFLAMVIAYITFLTINKTNLVLDANLYSIAFNVIKEIITGYIMGFMLNFVFMAISYAGHFIGFNMGLMFAEVLNPFEETSGNIMGDVVYYGAIMIFILINGHHYLIQGVVASFSVVPIGKYAITQPLIDLLIKYSFSVFTIAIKIASPILVSFFLIHIAEGIIARVIPNIQVFFITQPLKIGVGLLLMVSLIPIYMYMIKILLQGYQDKLTEIINAMSV; encoded by the coding sequence CTGATGGAAGAGATTGTAATTGCCGATTTTTTAATTGTTCTATATGTGTTTATCCGCGTGCTCTCTATGTTTGTAGCCGCTCCAGTATTTTCAAACACATCAATTCCCCCTCTCGGCAAAATCTTTTTAGCGATGGTAATAGCATACATTACATTTTTAACCATAAACAAAACAAACTTGGTGCTGGATGCAAATCTTTACTCAATCGCATTTAATGTAATTAAAGAAATTATTACAGGCTACATAATGGGTTTTATGCTCAATTTTGTTTTTATGGCAATCTCTTATGCGGGACACTTTATAGGTTTTAACATGGGATTGATGTTTGCCGAAGTATTAAATCCATTTGAAGAAACCTCCGGTAATATTATGGGTGATGTAGTGTATTATGGCGCAATAATGATTTTTATTTTAATTAATGGTCATCATTATTTGATTCAAGGAGTGGTTGCTTCCTTTTCTGTTGTACCGATAGGAAAGTATGCAATAACACAACCCTTAATAGATTTATTGATAAAATATTCCTTCTCTGTATTTACTATCGCGATAAAAATAGCTTCTCCAATTCTTGTTTCATTTTTTTTAATTCATATTGCAGAGGGTATTATCGCAAGAGTAATCCCCAATATTCAAGTCTTTTTTATTACACAACCATTAAAAATTGGTGTTGGTCTTCTTCTTATGGTTTCGTTGATACCAATTTATATGTATATGATAAAGATTCTTCTTCAAGGATATCAGGATAAATTAACAGAAATTATTAACGCTATGAGTGTTTGA
- the flhB gene encoding flagellar biosynthesis protein FlhB, translating into MAGQEGQEKTEQPTSKKLSDARDKGQVSKSTEINSLAAFGSGLILIYLTRGFIGEQFRIFSVEVFGKLDTFHMNASLLQGYFIKWAIFFFLVTSPVIAAVVVFAFVSNLSQFSFKFAGQALKPKLDKFNVVSSLKRMFFSSKSVVELAKSVVKLILVGTFSYYIISDLVDNTTKLVELSLEEIVAFMLDSAFSLIWKIVLFFTVIAAVDYIFQRKKFNKDMMMSKQEVKEETKQQEGDPQVKGRQRSVMFKASKQRMMKEIPTADVIITNPTHFAIALKYDTTKNRAPKVVAKGVDELAQRIKAIGVEHNVPLFEDRELARALYKTCDVGDEIPAKLFQAVAKILAYIFQMKRLKKKRSIV; encoded by the coding sequence ATGGCAGGACAAGAAGGACAGGAAAAAACCGAACAACCGACCTCGAAAAAGCTTTCGGATGCGAGGGATAAAGGACAGGTTTCTAAAAGTACAGAGATAAACTCATTAGCCGCTTTTGGGAGTGGATTAATACTTATATACTTAACACGCGGTTTTATTGGTGAGCAGTTCAGAATATTTTCTGTTGAAGTATTTGGAAAATTAGATACATTTCATATGAATGCCTCTCTGCTTCAGGGTTATTTTATTAAATGGGCAATCTTCTTTTTTTTAGTTACATCACCTGTTATTGCGGCGGTTGTTGTATTTGCCTTTGTAAGTAATCTATCTCAGTTTTCTTTCAAGTTTGCGGGGCAAGCGCTAAAGCCCAAATTGGATAAATTTAATGTTGTCTCATCTCTCAAGAGAATGTTCTTTTCTTCAAAATCGGTTGTGGAATTAGCAAAATCGGTAGTTAAGCTTATTCTCGTTGGAACATTCAGCTACTACATTATTAGCGATCTTGTTGATAATACTACAAAACTTGTTGAGCTTTCTTTAGAGGAAATAGTAGCCTTCATGTTGGATTCGGCATTCTCCCTAATCTGGAAAATAGTTTTATTTTTTACAGTAATTGCTGCGGTAGATTATATCTTTCAAAGAAAAAAGTTTAATAAAGATATGATGATGAGCAAGCAGGAAGTAAAAGAGGAAACTAAACAGCAGGAAGGGGATCCTCAGGTTAAAGGAAGACAGAGAAGTGTAATGTTCAAAGCTTCAAAACAGAGAATGATGAAGGAAATTCCTACCGCCGATGTTATAATTACAAACCCTACTCACTTTGCTATCGCTTTAAAGTATGATACAACTAAAAACCGTGCGCCTAAAGTTGTTGCAAAAGGAGTTGATGAACTTGCACAAAGAATTAAGGCAATTGGTGTTGAGCATAATGTACCATTGTTTGAGGATAGGGAACTGGCAAGAGCTTTGTATAAAACATGCGATGTTGGAGATGAAATACCTGCAAAATTGTTCCAGGCTGTCGCAAAAATATTAGCATATATATTCCAGATGAAACGACTCAAAAAGAAGAGGAGTATTGTTTAA
- the flhA gene encoding flagellar biosynthesis protein FlhA, translating into MLGLLLIPLPAPMLDFLLAINITLSILVLIVSLYIKSPLDISVFPGLLLVTTLFRLGLNISSTRLILIDGYAGAVIESFGSFVVGGNYVVGVIIFVILVVIQFIVIIKGSGRISEVAARFTLDAMPGKQMAIDADLNTGLISEADARKRRDDISREAEFYGAMDGASKFVKGDAIAGLIINGVNIIGGFIIGVAQRGMPFTDAIQSYTILTIGDGLVSQIPALIIATAAGLVVTRSSSGSALDLQMKTQLFSNPRVLGTVSGSALLFGFIPGMPTIPFVILSIALGTSSYMMSKKKKLKAAETIVDESTLPEVKEDKVEQYLQVDPIEIEIGYGLISLVDERQGGNLFQKISSTRKLIALEFGILIPPVRVRDNLQLPPNEYIVKIKGNIVANYEIYPDNFLAMNPGHIDEQLNGSVTTDPAFGLQSYWVKAEEKDRAELLGYTVVDCISVMSTHLQEVLKRNFDKILSRQEVKQLLENIKKDYPAVVEEVNPETLNLGTIQKVLQNLLKESIPIKDFVQILEALIDYSKTTKNIDVLTEYVRHTIGDTIANLYKDSNGLIHAAALSEELESAITRSLQAQKDSVVTLGLSPTVLRELNNQLKETIQKFISMGYPPIIITAATIRPYFYRLINSSFPELAVLSYTELPSNIELEFIGKVEVSYAN; encoded by the coding sequence ATGCTGGGGCTATTGCTCATTCCACTCCCGGCACCAATGCTCGACTTTTTACTTGCGATAAATATTACACTTTCAATTTTAGTTCTTATCGTTTCACTATACATAAAATCACCACTGGACATTTCGGTTTTTCCCGGGTTACTATTAGTTACAACCTTATTTAGACTTGGCTTAAATATTAGTTCAACTAGATTAATTTTAATTGATGGTTATGCCGGAGCTGTAATTGAGTCGTTCGGCTCATTTGTTGTTGGCGGAAATTATGTTGTTGGTGTAATTATATTCGTCATCTTAGTGGTTATTCAATTTATAGTAATTATCAAAGGTTCTGGTAGAATCTCCGAAGTTGCGGCAAGATTTACACTTGACGCAATGCCCGGAAAACAAATGGCTATTGATGCAGATTTAAATACAGGTCTAATTAGTGAAGCAGATGCAAGAAAAAGAAGAGATGATATTTCCCGCGAAGCAGAATTTTATGGGGCGATGGACGGTGCCAGTAAGTTTGTTAAGGGAGATGCAATTGCTGGTTTAATTATAAATGGCGTTAATATTATTGGCGGTTTTATTATTGGTGTGGCTCAAAGAGGAATGCCATTTACAGATGCAATACAATCTTATACTATATTAACTATCGGTGATGGGTTGGTTTCTCAAATTCCGGCTTTAATTATTGCAACTGCCGCGGGACTAGTAGTAACAAGAAGTTCATCCGGATCTGCACTTGATCTCCAGATGAAAACACAATTATTTTCAAATCCCAGAGTATTAGGTACTGTTTCCGGCTCCGCGCTTCTTTTTGGATTTATTCCAGGTATGCCAACAATTCCATTCGTTATACTAAGTATTGCGTTAGGAACATCATCATATATGATGTCAAAAAAGAAAAAACTAAAAGCCGCAGAAACAATTGTTGATGAATCAACACTTCCCGAAGTTAAAGAAGATAAAGTTGAACAATATTTACAAGTGGACCCAATAGAAATTGAAATTGGGTATGGGTTGATTAGTTTAGTCGATGAAAGACAGGGTGGAAATTTGTTTCAAAAAATTTCATCAACACGAAAACTTATTGCGCTGGAATTTGGTATTCTTATTCCTCCTGTTAGAGTTAGAGATAATCTGCAGCTACCACCAAATGAATATATTGTTAAGATAAAAGGTAATATTGTAGCCAATTACGAAATTTATCCCGATAATTTTTTAGCCATGAATCCAGGACATATTGATGAACAGCTCAATGGTTCTGTAACAACAGATCCCGCATTTGGACTTCAAAGTTACTGGGTTAAAGCTGAAGAAAAAGATAGAGCGGAACTGTTGGGATATACGGTTGTGGATTGTATCTCCGTTATGTCTACTCATCTTCAAGAAGTATTAAAACGCAATTTTGATAAAATACTTTCAAGACAAGAAGTAAAGCAGTTGTTAGAAAATATTAAAAAAGACTATCCAGCCGTTGTTGAAGAGGTGAATCCCGAAACTCTAAATTTAGGTACTATTCAAAAAGTACTTCAAAATTTGCTTAAGGAGAGTATTCCAATAAAAGATTTTGTTCAAATTCTTGAAGCGCTTATCGATTATTCCAAAACAACAAAAAATATTGACGTTCTCACAGAATATGTTAGGCATACAATTGGCGATACAATAGCTAATCTATATAAAGATAGTAATGGACTAATACACGCTGCCGCATTAAGCGAAGAACTAGAATCGGCCATAACCCGCTCACTGCAGGCTCAAAAAGATAGCGTTGTTACATTAGGTTTGAGTCCGACAGTTTTGCGTGAGTTAAACAATCAGCTTAAAGAAACAATTCAAAAATTTATTAGTATGGGATATCCGCCAATTATTATTACCGCGGCAACAATTCGTCCATATTTTTACAGATTGATTAACAGCAGCTTCCCGGAATTGGCTGTTTTATCATACACAGAATTACCATCAAATATTGAACTTGAATTTATTGGAAAGGTAGAGGTTTCATATGCAAATTAA